A window from Chiroxiphia lanceolata isolate bChiLan1 chromosome 3, bChiLan1.pri, whole genome shotgun sequence encodes these proteins:
- the LYRM2 gene encoding LYR motif-containing protein 2: MAAGRVPPGALNLRQFLRRQQVLQLYRKILRAIREVPAEQDRRYLKDWAREEFKRNKDATEEDAIRMMITQGNMQLQELQRTLKLAKS; encoded by the exons ATGGCCGCTGGGCGCGTCCCGCCGGGCGCCCTAAACTTGAGGCAG tTCCTGAGGCGGCAGCAGGTCCTTCAGTTATACCGCAAGATCCTGCGGGCTATCCGGGAGGTCCCTGCTGAACAGGATCGTCGCTACTTAAAGGACTGGGCCAGGGAGGAATTCAAGAGAAATAAGGATGCTACAGAAGAG GATGCAATCAGGATGATGATTACTCAAGGCAACATGCAACTGCAGGAACTTCAGAGAACACTTAAGTTGGCAAAATCCTGA